In Niallia sp. FSL W8-0635, one genomic interval encodes:
- a CDS encoding DUF3243 domain-containing protein yields the protein MSILENWDQWKDFLADRLHHAENEGMNQAVIGDLAFQIGDYLSNQVQPKNEQEKILSDLWSVADEQEQHAIANMMVKLVHNNGTK from the coding sequence ATGTCTATTCTAGAAAATTGGGATCAATGGAAAGACTTTCTAGCAGATCGTCTTCATCACGCTGAAAATGAAGGAATGAACCAAGCGGTAATAGGAGATCTTGCATTTCAAATAGGAGATTACCTATCCAATCAAGTTCAACCAAAAAATGAACAAGAAAAAATTCTATCCGATTTATGGTCAGTTGCTGACGAACAAGAACAACATGCAATCGCTAATATGATGGTAAAACTAGTCCATAATAACGGAACAAAATAA
- a CDS encoding helix-turn-helix domain-containing protein, whose protein sequence is MSELGNRLKEAREAKGLTLEELQEITKIQVRYLVGIEEGNYSMMPGKFYTRAFIKQYAEAVDLVPEELFEEYKEEVPTTANDELPQNLSRVNSRRSLDGASSKVLDILPTILIAILVLAVAFLVWYFVYAKDSNPDKQSNNDTEQNSVYMKSDSLNEKEEEKANEEETTKEEKVVEEEEKKVEEEKPKQEITKKETSGRTTTYEVKNAEKFVVKLVSSGKVWVDIQNGKNYSFFQGILEKGGTESKEEDLSKETEAHIIIGNSQVDVFVNDEKLELGDSSSRQDLVIKYIKEE, encoded by the coding sequence TTGAGTGAATTAGGAAATCGTTTAAAGGAAGCAAGAGAAGCGAAGGGACTAACGTTAGAGGAATTACAGGAAATTACAAAAATCCAAGTCCGCTATTTAGTTGGAATCGAAGAAGGTAACTACAGCATGATGCCGGGTAAATTTTACACTCGAGCATTTATTAAACAATACGCAGAAGCGGTAGATTTAGTGCCAGAAGAATTATTTGAAGAATATAAAGAGGAAGTGCCGACAACAGCAAACGATGAGTTACCGCAAAATTTATCGAGAGTGAATTCAAGAAGATCCTTAGATGGAGCGAGTTCAAAGGTGCTTGATATTCTGCCTACTATCCTTATTGCTATTCTAGTTCTAGCAGTTGCTTTCTTAGTTTGGTACTTTGTGTATGCGAAAGATTCCAATCCAGACAAACAGTCCAATAATGATACGGAACAGAATTCTGTTTATATGAAATCTGATTCGTTAAATGAGAAGGAAGAAGAAAAAGCAAACGAAGAAGAGACCACTAAAGAAGAAAAAGTAGTAGAAGAAGAAGAGAAAAAAGTAGAAGAAGAGAAGCCGAAACAAGAGATTACGAAAAAAGAAACATCTGGAAGAACGACTACTTATGAAGTGAAAAATGCGGAGAAGTTTGTTGTGAAGCTAGTTTCAAGCGGAAAAGTTTGGGTCGATATTCAAAATGGCAAAAACTATTCTTTTTTCCAAGGTATTCTTGAAAAAGGCGGAACGGAATCCAAGGAAGAAGATTTATCAAAAGAGACAGAAGCACATATTATTATCGGAAACAGTCAAGTAGATGTTTTTGTCAATGATGAAAAATTAGAGCTTGGTGATTCTTCCTCTAGACAAGATCTTGTCATTAAATATATAAAAGAAGAATAG
- the yfmF gene encoding EF-P 5-aminopentanol modification-associated protein YfmF: protein MSVASEKITKYGGFQLHTVKTEKFKTNNIVVKWRTPITKENVTHRALLPYVMQNSTEKYPTTAKLRSYVEELYGATFFIDLAKKGEYHIVSFSLEIVNEKFLSDPTPLLKKGLEFLSEVIFHPNVTDNSFDANVIENEKRALKQRIQSIYDDKMRYSNQRVIDVMCENEPYALSVYGEKEEVDSITPQSLFSYYQNALAEDQVDLYMVGDINEEEVASYIEELFPFKERTAKSIDRRTPHETSEVKEVREVQDIKQGKLNMGFRTQIVYGDPEYFALQVLNGIYGGFSHSKLFINVREKESLAYYAASRLESHKGLLLVMSGIDNQNYEKAVKIIKEQMELMKKGEFSDQEIMQTKAVIHNQMLETLDTSRGMIELFYHNSVSDKYVEMSEWLQQMSKVSKEEIIEAAKKIELDTVYFLTGSEGNA from the coding sequence ATGAGTGTAGCATCGGAAAAAATCACGAAATATGGCGGCTTTCAATTACATACAGTAAAGACAGAAAAGTTTAAAACAAATAATATTGTAGTAAAATGGAGAACACCTATTACAAAGGAAAATGTAACACACCGGGCACTTCTGCCATATGTGATGCAAAATAGCACCGAGAAATATCCCACAACCGCAAAGCTGCGTTCCTATGTAGAAGAGTTGTATGGAGCTACCTTTTTTATTGACCTTGCCAAAAAAGGCGAATACCACATTGTTTCTTTTTCATTAGAAATAGTCAATGAAAAATTTTTATCAGACCCGACTCCTTTATTAAAAAAAGGATTGGAATTTTTATCTGAAGTTATTTTTCACCCGAATGTCACTGACAATAGCTTTGATGCAAATGTCATCGAAAATGAGAAGCGTGCTTTAAAGCAACGAATTCAATCGATTTATGATGATAAAATGCGTTATTCCAATCAGCGAGTGATTGATGTTATGTGTGAAAACGAACCATATGCACTAAGCGTATATGGAGAAAAGGAAGAGGTTGATAGCATTACGCCACAATCCCTTTTTTCCTATTATCAAAATGCGCTTGCAGAGGATCAAGTTGATCTATATATGGTGGGCGATATAAACGAAGAAGAGGTTGCTTCTTATATAGAAGAATTATTTCCGTTTAAGGAACGAACAGCAAAGTCCATTGATCGCAGAACACCTCATGAAACAAGTGAAGTGAAGGAGGTACGCGAGGTTCAGGATATTAAACAAGGGAAATTAAATATGGGATTCCGTACCCAAATTGTCTACGGGGATCCTGAATATTTTGCCCTGCAAGTACTAAATGGCATTTATGGAGGCTTCTCTCATTCGAAGTTATTTATTAATGTCAGGGAAAAAGAAAGTCTTGCTTATTATGCAGCAAGTCGTCTTGAAAGCCATAAAGGTCTGTTGCTCGTCATGTCAGGAATTGATAATCAAAACTATGAAAAAGCAGTGAAAATTATTAAAGAACAAATGGAACTGATGAAAAAAGGCGAATTTTCCGATCAGGAAATCATGCAGACGAAAGCAGTGATTCATAATCAAATGCTGGAAACTTTAGATACTTCTCGTGGAATGATTGAGCTGTTCTATCATAATAGTGTAAGTGATAAATATGTAGAAATGAGCGAATGGCTACAGCAAATGAGTAAAGTTTCGAAAGAGGAAATTATCGAAGCTGCCAAGAAAATTGAATTGGATACTGTTTACTTCTTAACCGGATCGGAGGGGAATGCATAA
- the ymfI gene encoding elongation factor P 5-aminopentanone reductase, translating to MGQWILITGASGGIGQAIAKQLAKEGYSLYLHFHQNQRAIEGLLLELKQYGGEYFPIQADLKQPDAYKKIVENIFTLDGIVHASGISTYGLFTDMKDEEMKDLWNVHVHSFMCMARELLPKMLSKQNGNIIAITSIWGQVGAAMEVAYSTVKGAQISFVKALSKELAYNGIRVNAVAPGAIETNMLHAFSPEELQLIEDEIPMGRLGRPKEVAESVAFLLSEKSSYMTGQVLSLNGGWHM from the coding sequence ATGGGGCAATGGATTTTAATTACTGGTGCATCTGGTGGAATAGGACAAGCAATTGCGAAACAGTTAGCAAAGGAAGGCTATTCGCTTTATTTGCATTTTCATCAAAACCAGCGAGCTATCGAGGGATTGCTTTTAGAGTTAAAGCAGTATGGAGGAGAATATTTTCCAATACAAGCAGATTTAAAACAACCAGATGCTTATAAAAAAATAGTGGAAAACATTTTTACACTCGATGGCATCGTTCATGCGAGCGGCATTAGTACATATGGGTTATTTACTGATATGAAGGATGAAGAAATGAAGGATTTATGGAATGTCCACGTTCATTCGTTCATGTGCATGGCAAGAGAACTATTGCCCAAAATGCTTTCTAAGCAAAATGGCAATATCATCGCTATAACAAGTATATGGGGGCAGGTTGGTGCTGCGATGGAAGTGGCCTATTCTACTGTAAAGGGTGCACAAATAAGCTTTGTGAAGGCATTAAGCAAGGAACTAGCCTATAATGGTATTCGCGTGAATGCGGTAGCGCCTGGTGCCATTGAAACGAATATGCTTCATGCATTTTCACCAGAGGAATTGCAACTAATCGAAGATGAAATTCCAATGGGGAGACTAGGAAGACCGAAAGAGGTTGCTGAAAGTGTAGCATTCTTATTATCCGAGAAATCCTCTTATATGACAGGCCAAGTGCTTTCGCTAAATGGAGGTTGGCATATGTAA
- the pgsA gene encoding CDP-diacylglycerol--glycerol-3-phosphate 3-phosphatidyltransferase: MNLPNKITVARILLIPVFLVIMLVNFSWGELTLLGVTLPMTHFIGALIFIIASTTDWIDGHFARKYNLVTDLGKFLDPLADKLLVSSALIVLVGLDMAPAWIAIVIISREFAVTGLRLVLAGGGEVVAANMLGKIKTWAQIVAISALLLHNMIFALVSLPFDIIALWVALIFTIWSGWDYFAKNKQAFVSSK; encoded by the coding sequence ATGAATTTACCAAATAAGATTACCGTAGCAAGAATTTTATTAATCCCTGTTTTTCTAGTAATCATGCTAGTAAATTTTTCATGGGGAGAGCTGACGCTTCTAGGTGTTACTTTACCAATGACACATTTTATCGGTGCCTTGATTTTTATCATAGCATCAACAACGGATTGGATTGATGGACACTTTGCGAGAAAATATAATCTAGTAACGGATTTAGGGAAATTTTTAGATCCTTTAGCAGATAAATTATTAGTTTCTTCTGCGCTAATTGTTTTAGTAGGATTGGATATGGCACCTGCATGGATTGCTATTGTTATTATCAGTAGAGAATTTGCAGTAACTGGCTTGCGTTTAGTACTTGCTGGTGGCGGTGAAGTTGTCGCTGCGAATATGTTAGGAAAAATTAAGACATGGGCGCAAATTGTTGCGATTTCGGCACTTTTACTACATAATATGATTTTCGCACTTGTCTCACTACCATTTGATATCATTGCATTATGGGTTGCTTTGATTTTTACTATTTGGTCTGGCTGGGATTATTTTGCAAAAAACAAACAGGCTTTTGTTTCATCCAAATAA
- the rny gene encoding ribonuclease Y: MDLLEIISILLILIVIAVVGFVVYFIRKSNANAKISNATMTAEQIIENAKREADALKKEALLEAKDEIHKLRSEAELEVRDRRNELQKQENRLLQKEENLDRKGEALDKRESVLEKRDDSLNKRQQHMEEMESKVDEMVRKQQTELERISGLTREEAKSIILERTEQDVAHDIAIMIKESDTRAKEEADKKAKEILSLAIQRCAADHVAETTVSVVNLPNDEMKGRIIGREGRNIRTLETLTGIDLIIDDTPEAVILSGFDPIRRETARLALDKLVQDGRIHPARIEEMVDKARREVDEHIREIGEQTTFEVGVHGLHPDLIKILGRLKFRTSYGQNVLKHSMEVAQLSGILAAELGEDQTLARRAGLLHDIGKAIDHEVEGSHVEIGVELATKYKEHPVVINSIASHHGDTEPTSIIAVLVAAADALSAARPGARRETLENYIRRLEKLEEISESYDGVEKSFAIQAGREIRIMVKPDLVDDLESHRLARDIRKKIEEELDYPGHIKVTVIRETRAVEYAK; encoded by the coding sequence ATGGATTTATTAGAAATCATCTCCATTTTGCTTATTCTAATCGTTATTGCCGTTGTTGGCTTTGTTGTATATTTTATTCGAAAGTCCAATGCTAATGCAAAAATTAGCAATGCAACGATGACTGCTGAACAAATTATTGAAAATGCAAAGCGTGAAGCAGACGCATTGAAAAAAGAAGCTTTGTTAGAAGCAAAGGATGAGATTCACAAGCTTCGTAGTGAAGCAGAACTAGAAGTTCGTGATCGAAGAAATGAACTACAAAAACAAGAAAATCGTTTATTGCAAAAAGAGGAAAATCTTGATCGCAAGGGAGAAGCGTTAGACAAACGTGAATCAGTTTTAGAAAAGAGGGACGATTCTCTTAATAAAAGACAACAGCATATGGAAGAGATGGAAAGCAAAGTGGACGAGATGGTTCGCAAGCAGCAAACAGAACTAGAGCGCATTTCTGGATTAACTCGAGAAGAGGCAAAGTCCATCATTTTAGAGCGTACAGAGCAAGATGTTGCTCATGATATTGCGATAATGATTAAAGAAAGTGATACTAGAGCAAAAGAAGAAGCAGATAAAAAGGCAAAAGAAATTCTGTCACTTGCAATCCAACGATGTGCGGCTGATCATGTTGCAGAAACTACAGTTTCCGTTGTCAACCTTCCAAATGATGAAATGAAAGGGCGAATTATCGGTCGAGAAGGTCGAAATATTCGAACACTTGAAACATTAACAGGAATTGATTTAATTATTGATGATACACCAGAAGCAGTTATTCTATCTGGTTTTGATCCAATAAGACGTGAAACTGCAAGACTTGCGTTAGATAAGCTCGTTCAGGATGGTCGAATCCATCCAGCTCGTATTGAAGAAATGGTTGATAAGGCTCGCCGAGAAGTGGATGAACATATTCGTGAAATCGGAGAACAAACTACGTTTGAAGTTGGAGTTCATGGATTGCATCCAGATTTAATCAAAATTCTTGGACGTCTAAAATTCCGTACAAGCTATGGACAAAATGTATTGAAGCACAGTATGGAAGTGGCACAATTATCAGGAATCTTAGCTGCTGAACTTGGAGAAGATCAAACCCTTGCCCGCAGAGCAGGATTACTACATGACATTGGGAAAGCAATTGACCATGAAGTAGAAGGAAGCCATGTGGAGATTGGTGTTGAGCTTGCTACCAAGTATAAAGAGCATCCTGTTGTAATCAATAGTATCGCATCCCATCATGGTGATACAGAACCAACTTCAATTATCGCAGTACTAGTAGCTGCTGCTGACGCACTTTCAGCTGCAAGACCAGGAGCGCGAAGAGAAACATTAGAAAATTATATTCGCCGTCTTGAAAAGTTAGAAGAAATTTCAGAATCTTATGATGGAGTAGAGAAATCATTCGCTATTCAAGCAGGTCGTGAGATTCGAATTATGGTGAAACCAGATCTTGTAGATGATTTAGAATCCCACCGATTAGCTCGCGATATTCGTAAGAAAATCGAAGAGGAACTAGATTATCCAGGACATATAAAAGTAACCGTGATTCGTGAAACAAGAGCGGTTGAATATGCTAAATAA
- the recA gene encoding recombinase RecA — MGDRQAALEMALKQIEKQFGKGSIMKLGEQADRVISTSPSGSLALDAALGVGGYPRGRIIEIYGPESSGKTTVALHAIAEVQANGGQAAFIDAEHALDPVYAQKLGVNIDELLLSQPDTGEQALEIAEALVRSGAVDILVIDSVAALVPKAEIEGEMGDSHVGLQARLMSQALRKLSGAINKSKTIAIFINQIREKVGVMFGNPEVTPGGRALKFYSSVRLEVRRAETLKQGTDMVGNKTKIKVVKNKVAPPFKVAEVDIMYGEGISKEGEIIDLGSELDIVQKSGAWYSYNEERVGQGRENAKQFLKENVEMRLEIQKKIREHYGLDKEVTLKPENDDQEKFELID, encoded by the coding sequence TTGGGCGATCGTCAAGCTGCGTTAGAAATGGCATTAAAACAAATAGAAAAACAATTTGGTAAAGGTAGTATTATGAAATTAGGAGAACAAGCAGATAGAGTCATTTCTACTTCTCCAAGTGGATCATTAGCTTTAGATGCAGCTTTAGGTGTTGGTGGCTATCCAAGAGGGCGTATTATTGAAATATATGGTCCTGAAAGTTCAGGTAAAACAACAGTAGCATTGCATGCTATTGCTGAGGTTCAGGCAAATGGCGGACAAGCAGCATTTATTGATGCTGAGCATGCATTAGATCCAGTTTATGCACAAAAGCTAGGTGTTAATATTGACGAGTTATTACTTTCTCAACCAGATACTGGAGAGCAAGCGTTAGAAATTGCAGAAGCCTTAGTCCGAAGTGGGGCTGTGGATATTTTAGTTATTGACTCTGTAGCTGCACTTGTACCAAAAGCGGAGATTGAGGGAGAAATGGGAGATTCCCATGTTGGACTTCAAGCACGTTTAATGTCACAGGCGCTTCGTAAATTATCTGGAGCAATTAATAAATCAAAAACGATTGCTATTTTCATTAACCAAATCCGTGAAAAAGTCGGTGTTATGTTCGGAAACCCTGAGGTAACTCCTGGTGGACGTGCATTGAAATTCTATTCATCTGTTCGTTTAGAAGTTCGCCGTGCTGAAACGTTAAAACAAGGGACAGACATGGTAGGGAACAAAACAAAGATTAAAGTTGTTAAAAATAAGGTAGCACCACCTTTCAAAGTGGCAGAAGTTGATATCATGTATGGAGAAGGTATCTCAAAAGAAGGCGAGATTATTGATCTTGGTTCAGAACTTGATATTGTTCAGAAGAGTGGAGCTTGGTATTCTTATAATGAAGAAAGAGTAGGACAAGGTCGTGAAAACGCGAAGCAGTTCTTAAAAGAAAACGTTGAAATGCGTCTGGAAATTCAAAAGAAAATCCGTGAACACTACGGACTAGATAAAGAAGTTACATTAAAGCCAGAAAATGACGACCAAGAAAAATTTGAATTAATCGATTAA
- a CDS encoding competence/damage-inducible protein A produces the protein MNAEIIAVGSELLLGQIANTNAQFISKHLADLGVNVYYHTVVGDNAARLKEAIKVAESRAQLLIFSGGLGPTKDDLTKETIANHIGKELVFDETALQSIEDYFIKTKRTMTENNKKQALVLDGCNVLPNDHGMAPGMFLKKDDHFYMLLPGPPKEIQPMFVQYGFKAIQEQMTSKDVIVSRVLRFFGIGESLLETKIEDLIDAQTNPTIAPLAGDGEVTLRITCKTDSVTEADKLIAKTEEEIFSRVGEFFYGYDDTTLMNELAHVLLKKNLTLAAAESLTGGLFQQEVTSIPGAGNIFQGGVVCYTNEVKHQILHVKETTIKEHGVVSEQCAKELAENVAQLLNADIGISFTGVAGPDELEGNPVGTVYIGLAKKGEPTKVEALALSGTRAGNRMRSVKYGQYFLLKMLQE, from the coding sequence ATGAATGCAGAGATTATCGCAGTTGGCTCAGAATTATTGCTTGGACAAATTGCTAATACAAATGCCCAATTTATTTCCAAGCATCTAGCCGACTTAGGAGTAAATGTTTATTATCATACAGTGGTTGGAGATAATGCTGCTCGTTTAAAGGAAGCAATTAAAGTTGCTGAGAGTCGAGCGCAATTGCTTATTTTCTCTGGAGGACTTGGTCCGACGAAGGATGATTTAACGAAAGAAACGATTGCGAATCATATAGGGAAAGAGCTTGTTTTTGATGAAACAGCTCTTCAATCAATTGAAGACTATTTTATAAAAACAAAACGTACGATGACGGAAAATAATAAAAAACAAGCATTGGTGCTAGATGGCTGTAACGTTCTTCCGAATGACCATGGGATGGCTCCGGGGATGTTTTTGAAAAAAGACGATCATTTTTACATGCTTTTACCTGGACCTCCAAAAGAAATTCAGCCAATGTTTGTCCAATATGGATTTAAAGCAATACAAGAGCAGATGACAAGTAAAGATGTCATTGTTTCGCGTGTGCTTCGTTTTTTTGGAATTGGAGAGTCTTTATTAGAAACCAAAATAGAAGACTTAATTGATGCACAGACAAATCCAACTATCGCGCCTCTTGCAGGGGACGGGGAAGTAACATTACGTATTACATGCAAAACTGATTCAGTGACAGAAGCAGATAAATTAATTGCTAAGACAGAGGAAGAAATTTTCTCAAGAGTAGGCGAATTTTTCTATGGATATGATGACACAACATTAATGAACGAACTCGCTCACGTATTATTAAAGAAAAATTTGACCCTTGCAGCAGCTGAAAGCTTAACAGGAGGACTGTTTCAGCAGGAGGTTACGAGTATTCCTGGTGCTGGAAATATTTTTCAAGGGGGAGTGGTCTGTTACACAAATGAGGTGAAACATCAGATCCTTCATGTGAAAGAGACAACCATTAAAGAACATGGCGTTGTAAGCGAGCAATGTGCGAAAGAGCTAGCTGAAAATGTTGCCCAATTATTAAATGCTGATATTGGCATAAGTTTTACAGGAGTTGCTGGTCCAGATGAACTGGAAGGGAATCCAGTAGGTACTGTTTATATTGGACTTGCTAAAAAAGGGGAGCCGACAAAGGTAGAAGCGCTAGCCTTAAGTGGAACAAGAGCTGGTAATCGAATGAGAAGTGTTAAATATGGCCAATATTTTTTATTGAAAATGCTACAGGAATAG
- the yfmH gene encoding EF-P 5-aminopentanol modification-associated protein YfmH yields MEKIEFAQLQEELYYEKLANGLKVYILPKKGFNKTFCTFTTNYGSVDNTFVPLDGSEFTQVPDGIAHFLEHKLFEKEDGDVFQDFSKQGASANAFTSFTRTAYLFSSTSNVANNLETLINFVQEPYFTEKTVEKEKGIIGQEITMYDDNPDWRLYFGLIGNMFVNHPVKIDIAGTIESISHITKDMLYECYNTFYHPSNMLLFIVGPVDPEEYMAQIKENQNKKDYTNHSEIKRKFAEEPKHVNKEKQVLKMNVHTSKCLVGIKGIDVEQSGKEMMKQEWSINLLLDFLFSESSENYQNLFQSGLIDDTFAYDYTQEHGFGFAMIGGDTSDPDGLEAAIKDILMKAKTGDFASETLERTKKKKIGAFLRAINSPEYIANQFTRYAFNEMNLFDVVPTVEEITVEDIKNAATKLLEEDRITTCQVVPK; encoded by the coding sequence ATGGAAAAAATCGAATTTGCTCAATTGCAAGAAGAGCTGTATTATGAAAAATTAGCGAATGGCCTAAAGGTATATATTTTACCGAAAAAAGGATTTAATAAAACGTTTTGTACGTTTACAACAAACTATGGTTCAGTAGATAATACCTTTGTCCCCCTTGATGGTTCAGAGTTTACGCAAGTTCCAGATGGGATCGCTCATTTCTTAGAGCATAAGCTTTTTGAAAAGGAAGACGGAGATGTTTTTCAAGATTTCAGTAAACAGGGGGCAAGTGCAAATGCCTTTACTTCCTTTACAAGAACCGCTTATTTATTCTCCAGTACATCCAATGTAGCCAATAATTTAGAAACGCTAATAAACTTTGTACAAGAGCCATATTTCACGGAAAAAACAGTGGAAAAGGAAAAAGGAATAATCGGGCAAGAAATTACGATGTATGATGATAATCCTGATTGGCGCTTGTATTTTGGATTAATTGGAAATATGTTTGTCAATCATCCAGTGAAAATCGACATTGCTGGAACGATTGAATCGATTTCCCATATAACGAAAGATATGCTTTATGAATGCTATAATACATTTTATCACCCAAGCAATATGCTTCTTTTCATCGTGGGACCAGTTGATCCAGAAGAATATATGGCCCAAATAAAAGAAAATCAAAACAAAAAGGACTACACGAATCACAGTGAAATAAAACGTAAATTTGCGGAAGAACCAAAGCATGTCAATAAGGAAAAGCAAGTATTGAAAATGAATGTCCATACGTCTAAATGCCTTGTTGGAATTAAAGGGATTGACGTAGAGCAATCAGGGAAAGAAATGATGAAACAAGAGTGGAGTATTAATTTATTACTCGATTTTCTTTTTAGTGAAAGCTCAGAGAATTATCAAAACCTTTTCCAAAGTGGCTTAATTGATGATACCTTTGCCTATGATTATACGCAGGAGCATGGCTTTGGATTTGCGATGATTGGTGGAGATACGAGTGATCCTGATGGGTTGGAAGCTGCCATCAAAGATATCCTCATGAAAGCGAAAACAGGTGATTTTGCAAGCGAGACATTAGAAAGAACAAAGAAAAAGAAAATTGGGGCATTTTTGCGTGCGATTAATTCACCAGAATACATTGCCAATCAATTTACTCGCTATGCATTCAATGAGATGAATTTATTTGATGTGGTACCGACTGTGGAGGAAATTACAGTCGAAGATATAAAAAATGCGGCGACCAAATTATTGGAGGAAGACAGAATCACTACATGCCAAGTGGTGCCAAAATAA
- a CDS encoding YmfK family protein codes for MEPKEWYLEYEIQKNRPGLLGDISSLLGMLSINIITINGVDDGRRGLLMLAKNKEQIKRLESILYTMDTIKVIKLREPSLRDKLAVRHGRYIQRDADDKKTFRFVRYELGLLVDFMAELFKTEGHKLIGIRGMPRVGKTESIVAASVCANKRWLLVSSTLLKQTIRQSLMQGEYNENNLFIIDGIVSSKQINERHWAVIREVMRLPCIKVVEHPDAFVHNTEYTLDDFDYIIELRHEPDEEILYDVHKKNTLAIESEFEGFDF; via the coding sequence TTGGAACCAAAAGAATGGTATTTAGAATACGAAATTCAAAAAAACCGACCTGGCCTATTAGGAGATATATCCTCTTTACTAGGGATGCTTTCTATCAATATAATCACCATTAATGGAGTAGACGATGGCCGTCGCGGCTTATTAATGTTAGCAAAAAATAAGGAACAAATAAAAAGATTAGAATCTATTCTCTATACAATGGACACAATAAAAGTAATCAAGCTTAGAGAACCTTCTCTAAGAGATAAACTTGCGGTGAGACATGGTCGGTATATTCAAAGAGATGCTGATGATAAAAAAACATTTCGATTTGTTCGCTATGAGCTTGGATTGTTAGTAGATTTTATGGCTGAACTGTTTAAGACAGAAGGTCATAAATTAATAGGTATTAGAGGGATGCCACGTGTAGGTAAAACAGAGTCTATTGTTGCTGCTAGTGTTTGTGCAAACAAAAGATGGCTTTTAGTAAGCTCTACCTTGTTAAAGCAGACCATTCGCCAATCCTTAATGCAAGGAGAATACAATGAAAACAATTTGTTTATCATTGATGGAATTGTATCTTCCAAGCAAATCAATGAGCGGCATTGGGCGGTAATTAGAGAAGTGATGCGCCTGCCATGTATAAAAGTGGTAGAACATCCCGATGCCTTTGTACATAATACAGAATACACTTTAGATGATTTTGATTATATTATTGAGCTAAGACATGAGCCAGACGAGGAGATTCTTTATGATGTTCATAAAAAGAATACTCTTGCTATAGAAAGTGAATTCGAGGGTTTTGATTTTTAG
- the gpmA gene encoding 2,3-diphosphoglycerate-dependent phosphoglycerate mutase yields MPKLVLIRHGESVWNVENRFTGWTDVYLSETGLTEAREAGMILKRNGFYFDTAFTSYLKRAIRTLWIILDEMDSMWIPVHKTWKLNERHYGALQGLNKAETAEKFGEDQVQLWRRSMDVRPPALSKEDPRYTINDPRYGQLKEGEFPLTENLADTEKRVLTYWDQEIAPMLKRNKKVIIAAHGNTIRAIIQYLDNVSSDGIASLNIPTSIPLVYELDDSTLKPIRHYYLDMNGEVPANVIPKHIPIELLDKEIKTKAINTHEE; encoded by the coding sequence ATGCCAAAACTTGTTTTAATTCGCCACGGGGAAAGTGTTTGGAATGTAGAGAACCGTTTTACCGGCTGGACTGATGTCTATCTATCCGAAACGGGATTAACAGAAGCAAGAGAAGCGGGGATGATTTTAAAAAGAAACGGCTTTTACTTTGATACTGCCTTTACTTCCTATCTAAAAAGGGCTATCCGCACCCTATGGATTATCCTTGATGAAATGGACAGTATGTGGATTCCCGTACATAAAACATGGAAGTTAAATGAACGCCATTATGGTGCATTACAAGGGCTTAATAAAGCAGAAACAGCGGAGAAATTCGGCGAGGACCAAGTACAGCTGTGGAGAAGGTCCATGGATGTTCGGCCACCTGCTCTCAGTAAAGAAGATCCCCGATACACAATCAATGATCCTCGCTATGGGCAGCTTAAAGAAGGAGAATTTCCGTTAACAGAAAATCTTGCCGATACGGAAAAACGTGTATTAACCTACTGGGATCAAGAAATCGCCCCAATGTTAAAGAGAAACAAAAAAGTTATCATTGCTGCACATGGCAATACTATTCGGGCTATTATTCAGTATTTAGACAATGTTTCATCAGATGGCATCGCCTCTTTGAACATCCCAACAAGCATTCCATTGGTTTATGAACTAGATGATAGCACACTTAAGCCTATTCGGCATTATTATTTAGACATGAACGGGGAAGTTCCAGCCAACGTCATTCCAAAACATATTCCAATTGAATTATTAGATAAAGAAATAAAGACGAAAGCGATTAATACACATGAGGAATAA